One Osmerus mordax isolate fOsmMor3 chromosome 16, fOsmMor3.pri, whole genome shotgun sequence genomic window carries:
- the LOC136958855 gene encoding low-density lipoprotein receptor class A domain-containing protein 1-like: MLFDDECFSGDLPDSLPAGLVFRCGNPQFWIFIDKKCNHINDCGDCSDEIGVYAGCPPTCRVGWWFCTPVEFQYCNCIPRSLCQNGQQNCYDWSDEYICPKPS, from the exons ATGCTCTTTGATGATGAATGCTTTTCAGGGGATCTACCTGACAGCCTTCCAGCAGGTCTAGTGTTTCGATGTGGAAACCCTCAGTTTTGGATCTTCATTGACAAAAAATGTAATCACATCAATGACTGTGGAGACTGCTCAGATGAGATTGGAGTCT ATGCTGGATGTCCACCCACCTGTAGGGTAGGATGGTGGTTCTGTACCCCAGTGGAATTCCAGTACTGCAATTGCATTCCTCGTAGTTTATGCCAAAATGGCCAGCAGAACTGCTATGATTGGTCTGATGAGTACATCTGTCCTAAACCCAGCTAG
- the lrrc42 gene encoding leucine-rich repeat-containing protein 42 isoform X1 — MVDLDSATVYVRERGQLRRVNGIVLAETKQESSCNRPTNPLRMKKEHFVFTYNKEGSLRYTAKTLYDLSLLFIADNIHHVDSLVGFPEQVGDRLFVAAEEKQVFSDPVTAPRALQVFSDAYGEIVLSSLCLRNRFPLLSEKLEEIKKFSSLKSLDLFGCRLGDNHDIFVHLTSDLLSRSLANLFLGGNSLSDEGLQRLTAPVRIMKRGLNNLQLLGLSYNPISERAIGYLTCLPKLQGLDLSGTHMKLSTSLKKTLWETTGLILSEKPLQVFDHMCCKTEGWAEQVINQWETSATQLPKQKKAQDSSTAASRFFGREKFIQGVLTASPLVWNKEDKESTERLHFHKATHAHTHGAELPGNINSHTKPLLQKTNKRQRKPELGESGPYCPSAKRFSPSALSEEDLKLLNSY, encoded by the exons ATGGTTGATTTAGATTCTGCTACTGTCTACGTTCGCGAGAGAGGCCAACTTCGTCGAGTCAACGGCATAGTCCTCGCGGAGACTAAACAAGAATCATCATGCAATAGACCGACAAATCCTCTTAGAATGAAAAAAGAACACTTCGTTTTCACGTATAACAAAGAGGGCAGTTTGAGATACACGGCCAAAACCCTATATGACCTCTCTTTGCTGTTTATAGCGGACAATATCCATCATGTTGACAGCCTTGTTGGTTTCCCCGAACAAGTTGGGGACAGACTTTTTGTTGCCGCCGAAGAGAAGCAAGTATTCTCAGATCCAGTGACTGCGCCCCGGGCTCTGCAAGTCTTCAGCGACGCTTATGGGGAAATTGTCCTAAGCTCCCTTTGTCTTCGAAATAG GTTCCCTTTACTTTCAGAAAAGCTGGAGGAAATAAAAAAGTTCAGTAGTTTAAAAAGTCTAGATCTCTTTGGCTGCAGGCTAGGAGACAACCACGACATTTTCGTACATCTCACGTCTGATTTACTGTCCAG AAGTCTTGCTAATCTCTTCCTTGGGGGTAACAGTCTCTCAGATGAGGGCCTTCAGAGACTGACTGCACCTGTCAGGATAATGAAGAGGGGACTGAACAACCTGCAGCTACTGGGTCTGTCCT ACAACCCCATCTCAGAAAGGGCCATAGGATATCTCACATGCCTTCCAAAGCTTCAAGGGCTTGATTTATCAGGAACACATATGAAG CTCAGCACATCACTCAAGAAAACATTGTGGGAGACAACTGGGTTGATTCTGTCTGAGAAACCACTGCAAGTATTTGACCATATGTGTTGTAAAACTGAAGGGTGGGCAGAACAG GTAATAAACCAGTGGGAAACCAGTGCAACACAGCTGCCAAAACAGAAGAAGGCACAGGATTCAAGTACTGCAGCGTCTCGCTTTT TTGGTAGGGAAAAGTTCATCCAAGGAGTACTGACTGCATCACCTTTGGTGTGGAACAAGGAGGACAAGGAATCGACGGAGAGGCTTCATTTTCATAAAgcaacacacgcccacacacatggGGCTGAACTTCCAGGAAACATAAATAGCCACACAAAGCCCTTGTTGCAGAAGACTAACAAAAGGCAGCGTAAACCGGAGCTTGGGGAGAGTGGCCCCTACTGCCCCTCGGCAAAACGTTTCTCCCCTTCAGCACTCTCTGAGGAGGACTTGAAGCTGTTAAACAGCTACTAA
- the lrrc42 gene encoding leucine-rich repeat-containing protein 42 isoform X2 encodes MVDLDSATVYVRERGQLRRVNGIVLAETKQESSCNRPTNPLRMKKEHFVFTYNKEGSLRYTAKTLYDLSLLFIADNIHHVDSLVGFPEQVGDRLFVAAEEKQVFSDPVTAPRALQVFSDAYGEIVLSSLCLRNRFPLLSEKLEEIKKFSSLKSLDLFGCRLGDNHDIFVHLTSDLLSSLANLFLGGNSLSDEGLQRLTAPVRIMKRGLNNLQLLGLSYNPISERAIGYLTCLPKLQGLDLSGTHMKLSTSLKKTLWETTGLILSEKPLQVFDHMCCKTEGWAEQVINQWETSATQLPKQKKAQDSSTAASRFFGREKFIQGVLTASPLVWNKEDKESTERLHFHKATHAHTHGAELPGNINSHTKPLLQKTNKRQRKPELGESGPYCPSAKRFSPSALSEEDLKLLNSY; translated from the exons ATGGTTGATTTAGATTCTGCTACTGTCTACGTTCGCGAGAGAGGCCAACTTCGTCGAGTCAACGGCATAGTCCTCGCGGAGACTAAACAAGAATCATCATGCAATAGACCGACAAATCCTCTTAGAATGAAAAAAGAACACTTCGTTTTCACGTATAACAAAGAGGGCAGTTTGAGATACACGGCCAAAACCCTATATGACCTCTCTTTGCTGTTTATAGCGGACAATATCCATCATGTTGACAGCCTTGTTGGTTTCCCCGAACAAGTTGGGGACAGACTTTTTGTTGCCGCCGAAGAGAAGCAAGTATTCTCAGATCCAGTGACTGCGCCCCGGGCTCTGCAAGTCTTCAGCGACGCTTATGGGGAAATTGTCCTAAGCTCCCTTTGTCTTCGAAATAG GTTCCCTTTACTTTCAGAAAAGCTGGAGGAAATAAAAAAGTTCAGTAGTTTAAAAAGTCTAGATCTCTTTGGCTGCAGGCTAGGAGACAACCACGACATTTTCGTACATCTCACGTCTGATTTACTGTCCAG TCTTGCTAATCTCTTCCTTGGGGGTAACAGTCTCTCAGATGAGGGCCTTCAGAGACTGACTGCACCTGTCAGGATAATGAAGAGGGGACTGAACAACCTGCAGCTACTGGGTCTGTCCT ACAACCCCATCTCAGAAAGGGCCATAGGATATCTCACATGCCTTCCAAAGCTTCAAGGGCTTGATTTATCAGGAACACATATGAAG CTCAGCACATCACTCAAGAAAACATTGTGGGAGACAACTGGGTTGATTCTGTCTGAGAAACCACTGCAAGTATTTGACCATATGTGTTGTAAAACTGAAGGGTGGGCAGAACAG GTAATAAACCAGTGGGAAACCAGTGCAACACAGCTGCCAAAACAGAAGAAGGCACAGGATTCAAGTACTGCAGCGTCTCGCTTTT TTGGTAGGGAAAAGTTCATCCAAGGAGTACTGACTGCATCACCTTTGGTGTGGAACAAGGAGGACAAGGAATCGACGGAGAGGCTTCATTTTCATAAAgcaacacacgcccacacacatggGGCTGAACTTCCAGGAAACATAAATAGCCACACAAAGCCCTTGTTGCAGAAGACTAACAAAAGGCAGCGTAAACCGGAGCTTGGGGAGAGTGGCCCCTACTGCCCCTCGGCAAAACGTTTCTCCCCTTCAGCACTCTCTGAGGAGGACTTGAAGCTGTTAAACAGCTACTAA
- the yipf1 gene encoding protein YIPF1 isoform X1: protein MATTSDFHLQFQEFDDAENLLGGNRDATTISIDDAGHKPQQQKRHAGMPFENDEDTLANDDKTELLSGQKKSAPFWTFDYYQTFFDVETHQVKDRIIGSLLPWPGKNFVRLYIRNNPDLYGPFWICATLVFAIAISGNISNFLVHLGQPKYKYVPEFRKVTIAATAIYSYAWLVPLALWGLLMWRNTKVMNLVSYSFLEIVCVYGYSLSIYIPAVVLWIIPYDGVRWCSIVVALCLSGSVLALTFWPAVRDDHPRVAIAIMSAIVALHTLLAVGCKAYFFSTPEAEGPADISKTLLVTLAH, encoded by the exons ATGGCCACGACCAGTGATTTTCACTTGCAATTTCAAG AGTTTGATGATGCTGAAAACCTGCTGGGAGGTAATAGGGATGCAACAACAATCAGCATTGATGATGCTGGTCACAAACCTCAGCAGCAAAAAAGGCATGCTGGCATGCCTTTTGAGAATGATGAAGACACACTGGCAAATGATGACAAGACTGAA CTACTGTCAGGTCAGAAGAAAAGTGCTCCTTTCTGGACATTTGATTACTACCAAACATTTTTTGATGTTGAAACTCATCAG GTGAAGGATAGAATCATTGGGTCCTTACTGCCATGGCCTGGAAAAAACTTTGTTCGCCTGTACATTCGCAACAACCCTGATCTCTATG GGCCATTCTGGATTTGTGCGACTCTGGTATTTGCCATTGCTATAAGTGGAAATATCTCAAATTTCCTGGTCCATTTGGGTCAACCAAAGTATAAATATGTGCCAGAGTTTCGGAAAG TGACCATAGCTGCGACAGCTATATATAGTTATGCTTGGTTGGTACCTCTTGCTCTCTGGGGTCTCCTGATGTGGCGAAACACTAAAGTCATGAACTTGGTGTCCTACTCCTTTCTGGagattgtctgtgtgtatggataTTCTCTTTCCATTTACATACCTGCAGTG GTACTGTGGATCATACCATATGACGGGGTGAGGTGGTGCTCTATTGTGGtggccctgtgtctctctggctctgttcTGGCTTTGACGTTTTGGCCTGCAGTCAGGGATGACCACCCCAGGGTTGCCATAGCGATCATGTCAGCCATTGTGGCTCTGCATACACTGCTGGCGGTTGGTTGTAAG GCTTACTTCTTTAGCACACCAGAAGCTGAAGGCCCTGCTGATATCTCCAAGACTTTACTGGTCACACTGGCACACTAA
- the yipf1 gene encoding protein YIPF1 isoform X2, translated as MPFENDEDTLANDDKTELLSGQKKSAPFWTFDYYQTFFDVETHQVKDRIIGSLLPWPGKNFVRLYIRNNPDLYGPFWICATLVFAIAISGNISNFLVHLGQPKYKYVPEFRKVTIAATAIYSYAWLVPLALWGLLMWRNTKVMNLVSYSFLEIVCVYGYSLSIYIPAVVLWIIPYDGVRWCSIVVALCLSGSVLALTFWPAVRDDHPRVAIAIMSAIVALHTLLAVGCKAYFFSTPEAEGPADISKTLLVTLAH; from the exons ATGCCTTTTGAGAATGATGAAGACACACTGGCAAATGATGACAAGACTGAA CTACTGTCAGGTCAGAAGAAAAGTGCTCCTTTCTGGACATTTGATTACTACCAAACATTTTTTGATGTTGAAACTCATCAG GTGAAGGATAGAATCATTGGGTCCTTACTGCCATGGCCTGGAAAAAACTTTGTTCGCCTGTACATTCGCAACAACCCTGATCTCTATG GGCCATTCTGGATTTGTGCGACTCTGGTATTTGCCATTGCTATAAGTGGAAATATCTCAAATTTCCTGGTCCATTTGGGTCAACCAAAGTATAAATATGTGCCAGAGTTTCGGAAAG TGACCATAGCTGCGACAGCTATATATAGTTATGCTTGGTTGGTACCTCTTGCTCTCTGGGGTCTCCTGATGTGGCGAAACACTAAAGTCATGAACTTGGTGTCCTACTCCTTTCTGGagattgtctgtgtgtatggataTTCTCTTTCCATTTACATACCTGCAGTG GTACTGTGGATCATACCATATGACGGGGTGAGGTGGTGCTCTATTGTGGtggccctgtgtctctctggctctgttcTGGCTTTGACGTTTTGGCCTGCAGTCAGGGATGACCACCCCAGGGTTGCCATAGCGATCATGTCAGCCATTGTGGCTCTGCATACACTGCTGGCGGTTGGTTGTAAG GCTTACTTCTTTAGCACACCAGAAGCTGAAGGCCCTGCTGATATCTCCAAGACTTTACTGGTCACACTGGCACACTAA
- the zgc:113691 gene encoding myosin-11, whose product MATSNGKGEKVSKFETLKLLEKCRKERDDAILRENALREKLRQYESRMRSTEALKQKLKTLTLDNKELRKMVKTLRQEIGLEASPKFNGKSTKDIINDFHEKERQCSSLVEKTGKLSLTIDDLTSELANTVTSKTLLEDQVQSLQQNLKDMTNNQRRLLKLWEDKKSQREQLTLPAIAQRPGQKPIAHKSIQTQTEMSINPAQKLPINAFETKPFRRDTEKKSSLEKIEKRGLPTFGNGFGNGNHHRDKTAFVHDDTK is encoded by the coding sequence ATGGCTACTTCAAATGGGAAAGGTGAGAAAGTGTCCAAATTTGAGACTTTGAAACTTTTGGAAAAATGCCGAAAAGAAAGAGACGATGCAATCCTCAGAGAGAATGCTCTTCGGGAAAAACTGAGACAATACGAATCCAGAATGCGTTCAACAGAGGCACTTAAACAGAAACTGAAGACCTTGACACTGGATAATAAAGAGCTGCGGAAAATGGTGAAGACACTCCGGCAGGAGATAGGACTTGAGGCCAGTCCCAAATTCAACGGGAAATCCACAAAGGACATAATTAATGATTTTCATGAGAAGGAACGTCAATGCAGTTCCTTGGTTGAAAAAACTGGAAAATTGAGTTTGACTATTGATGATTTAACATCGGAATTGGCAAACACTGTTACCTCTAAAACTCTATTGGAAGATCAGGTGCAATCATTGCAGCAAAATCTAAAGGACATGACAAACAACCAGCGACGTTTACTGAAATTGTGGGAGGACAAGAAGTCTCAAAGAGAGCAGCTCACTCTACCCGCAATTGCTCAAAGACCCGGACAGAAACCAATAGCCCATAAATCAatccagacacagacagagatgtcAATCAACCCTGCTCAGAAGCTTCCAATCAACGCATTTGAAACCAAACCATTCCGCCGCGATACAGAGAAAAAATCAAGTTTAGAAAAGATAGAAAAAAGAGGTTTACCAACATTTGGAAATGGCTTTGGAAATGGAAATCATCATCGGGACAAGACTGCTTTTGTTCATGATGACACTAAATGA